The DNA segment CTTGAATGTAATCAATTCCACTCTTATGGGAATACTTTTAAACTGGATCCAGGTATTCTGTTATTTCATAACCATACtactttcttcttcttctgcaCCTTTCAGGTAACTTTTTGTCTGATATACTTGTTAATCAAAATAGTTGTGCTTAgggaattttctttttcttcatgttTACTCTTtaaaatttgcatttttattcttttcattgcAGTTAATAAGAATATAAATGAATGTTGTAGGCAATTTGTGGAAAGTATGATCTTAAGATTGATAGCTTTTCTTCTCTGGATAATGGAAAAGCCATATGGTGTTTGCTTGATTATTACTTCCGCAGAGAACTGTCTTGTTCTTGTTCTAACAAGGTACTGCAGATTCTCTGTCCCAATGTTTTCATTCTTTTCTactgtgatatgtattattatcttattattatGCCTTAACAGGATTCTCATGAACCAAGAGGTGAAAAATCAATCATGTCTGCTACTGATTACACAGATGCAGTTCACAATTTTATATTATCACAGAAGCTGACAACATTATTGGGAAATTTTCCTGAGGTAATGTTTGGTTTAGTGCTTATTAAGTGATTATGTACCGTTTACTTATACATTTCTGATTTACTTAAAAATCTTGATAAAGTGTGGTAAAAGTGAGATTATGAGAGATGCTGCTAATGTTTTAAAAGCTGATTTTTCCCCCTTTGAGGTAAAACAGTGTTAAGTGATAAATTGTGGTTTAAATGGTGATTGTGCATGTggaatttacttgtttatttgtCAAAATATTATTGTACATCTTACTGTCTGCATGTGGTGTTGTATAGGTTCTGCAAATAAGCGACTTACTTGAGCATAATGGCGCAGTCAGTGATCAGAGTGTAGTAATTTTGCTCGTTTTCCTGTTGTCCCAGCTTATTGTCAAGAAAAATGTGGTAACGCCTGATCCCAGAAGTCTTTTATGAACAATTTGATCTTGTCATAGCTAAGAAAACACTTCAAGAGCTCTTCTATTTTTTTGCCAGGATCAGTTGAATTTCCATAAACTACTGGGTTGCGGTTGCCAAAGCCTAGAGAGGAGGCATTCATTAACTCAAAGACAGTCAGCAAGTTCAGATACCGTTGTGCACAATAAGGAAAGAGACATAGATACCACTAAAGGTTATTCTAATAATGGTTCTTGTCAATCCAgagtattagtttttttttttgacagaATCCAGAGTATTAGTCTGTTTGATCCTTTAGGGTTGTTTTTCGTGGCTTTTAATGTTAGTGATGAGCAaagcattttaaatattttatatacagTCTGTGTGTGATGTGCATTGGCATgagtagatatatatatttgtgtgctTATGTACTTTTTTGATGTGATTAGTTTAAGGAAATTATTATGAGAAGTTTTCACATTTTCCAGGAaactaaatgttttttttttttttgtatcaaCGGGAAACTAAATGTTCAAGCCTTTGGAATCGGGCACTAAATCTGGTCTTTATTCCCTCTTGCATTCCATTTATGCAGATGCTGCTAAAAAGTTTAAGGCCATTCAGGCTTGGTGGCGAAATATGACAGAACAAAACTACAGGAGTTCTGTAAGATCCGCCACTTCTATTTCGAATTGTTCCACAGCTCAGAAGACAAGCTTTGACATTTTAAGAGGTTACTTTGTGCTCCTTCTCTAGTTAATTTTGGTAATagttttctttttccattatccTGCTTCAGGTTGATGTATTGTCAACACTAACTAGGAGCTCAATACGGTTAGCTATGACATTTTCTCAGTATTATTTAGCTGTTTTTTCTTCTTAagcaatttgattttgatattcaTTGATTGTTGTCGCATTCTTGTTAATTCAAGTTATCATGGGAAATCTGTTCACAGCGAGTTCAAAACTCTGGATATGGAAACTATACTtgaaaatttatgcatttttctAAGGTTGTCTTGATTTTATCGCTTACTCAAATTTAACTTAATATGGTATCTTTGACTTCTATGACCTTTCATTGCATTCACCATAAATAGCATCTTTGTGGAAAGTAATATTCTTCGTTTAACCTTGCAACTCCTGCATGATGCTCCAGAAAATGCTGCAACAATCATACAGTCTCACTATAGACGACTGAAAGAGCGTCGTAATTTTCTGAAGATGATGAAAGCAATCTGTTTAGTCCAAACTGTTGTAAGGACCTGGTTGACCATAAAGAAAAATACAAAGATCAACAAATTCTGTTCTGCCAGTGGTCAGGAATTTCGAGCTGGTATTTGCTCTTGTAAGCATTTTTGTTATATACATTTTTCATTTCCAAGTTTCTCACTTCAATTTTTGACCCTCGCTTTGCCAGAAGAACTCAAGAGAGTTGCAACGCTTATTGTTGAGAGACACAATTTTGTTAATTTAAGAAAATCGGTGTTGCTCACACAGCAACCAGCAAAGATTTATATAGCTCAAAGACGAGATGCATCCTGTCTTGACCCTGTCAAAGCTGCCATTGTAATTCAAAAATATGTTCGTGGTTGGATGGTGAGGTCATACCACATTCTTGGTCATGCTTGCACTGAGAATGCATCTCCTAAGTGCCAAGTCAAGGGTCTAAATAATAGAGAAATAGAAGCGGCAACCAGGATTCAGATTGCATGGAAGAATTTTCTTCACAGATCTCTACACAAACGAACTTACGCTGCAACTAAAATTCAGAGCAATTGTCGCGGTTGGAGGTTGAGGATGAGGTTTATGAAGCAGAAGCAAgcaataacaaaaattcaaagtaaTTTCCGACGGCTAAAATGTTGGAGGGCCTTTCAGAATGCTTGGAAGGAATTTATCTGTAGAACTCTTCAGAACCAGAGCTTAGCTGCAACCAGAATTCAGAGTCATTTCCGTGGTTGGCAGTTAAGAAGGAATTTTATGAAGAAGAAGCAAGCAATAATTAAAATTCAGAGTCATTTCCGTGGTTGGCAGTTAAGAAGGAATTGTATGAAGAAAAAGCAAGCAATAATTAAAATTCAGAGCAATTTCCGACTGCAAAAATGCTTGAGAACTTATCAACAATATAAAAATCCCAACAGTTCAGCGATCATCATTCAATCTTTTGTGCGTGGATGGATGGCAAGGAGAGAAGCTCGGAGATATAGGTATCTTGTTGTTATGATCCAAGTAAGTTGTCTCTCCCATGTTTATGTTATGAAGTTTCCTCGTATTTCTTAAGCTGCCTTCATCCTATGGTCAAACTGATATATCTCTATAAGAATAAGATGTTTCTACTTGTTACAATCGATTGCACTAAATATTTGGCTTGGTTTATATTTGGAACTATGGCACATTTAGTTAAAATTGCTGGCTTAATCAATACGCATCCTTTTGCTAATGtgcttaatatatattctttgaATGTTCACTTGCATGTCTTACCcaattttaagtaaatttattctACTTCATTTTTCCTTGTGAATTTGGTAGTCTCATTGGAAAGGTTATGTTGCCCGGAAAGAATCGAGAGGGCAGCTAAAGGATTTACGCTTGAGAATGGTGGAGTCTGCTAAGAACGTTGATGATAGCAAACGTATTATTAACAGGCTTTTATCAGCACTTTCAGTACTACTAAGCATGAAAAGCATCAGTGGCATTCTTCACCATTGTGAGACCTTGGGTATGTTTTTCCATATATTCAAGAAAATAAAGAGTCGGATCAacatagatgaaaatataatcatCATGATTTGACATACACTAAAATAATATGATCGAATATAAAGGGCACCTATTAATGAGCAGAGGCTAGTTTGATAAAGctaaaatgagatttgaatctacATGCTTATGATTATACTCAATTTGCAGATATGGCAACAGCCCATTCTCAGAAATGCTGTGAAGAACTTGTGGCTGCGGGTGCAATCGGCATTCTACTGAAACAGATTCGGTCAGCCAGTCGAAGCATCCCTGATCAGCAGGTTCTAAAGCATGCACTCTCAACCCTCAGAAACTTAGCCCGATATCCCCATTTGGCCGAAGTGTTAATCGACACTCCTCCATCAGTTGAGATAATCTTATGGGAGATGCTCAGGTTTTCCTATTTTCCAACTTAATCAGAAAATGGTACATCTTATGTTGTTTTGTTCCTGATTTggttataatatacatatttccAGGAACAAGGAAGAAGGTTACTTTATTGCTTCCGAGATCTTGAAGAAGATATGTTCAAATCCGAAAGGTGTGAAAGCTGTACACAAGTTTCCTGCTCTTTTGAAGAGACTACACACTCTTGTTGAAGAGCTTACAAGGAAATTGAACACTGAAAAAAGGTCAGACTTTTTTTTACTATAAAAGCTAATTTCCCTTTAGAAACATGTCTCTTGTTGGAAGAAAAATGACCTACAACTGACGTTTTCTTATCCTACAGGAATCCTCGTACTGTTGTCCTAAAAGAGAACACAGATAGAAGATTGAAGAAGGCAGTCCAACTTCTTAGACTGATAACAAATGGTTATCGAATCCAGTAATTATCGTATCTGTTAGCAAATGTTGATATGTGACTGATTTGCATCCTCAATGCAAAGGTTGTGTTTGTTGTTGTATGTGTGACTGATTCAGATTCTATTCTTTGcaaatgaatatgatttgaattgttAGATGCACACTGACACTGCTATTGGAACAGTAAACATGGTTTTTTCACAAACATAAAAGAGTAATTTGATTGAATTCTAGTGCAGAGAATCAAAAGCCCAGGTGGAACATTTTGTACAAACTTTTGAGTATATAAATAAACCTTTAGAAACCTAGGATTAAACAAATATAAAGACAATAAAATTAAACATGGAAGGAGGGATTGTTCAAGGAAATGAATTCAATCTGGTTTCTTCAGGTTGAGACAATTATCTGCTGCTTGACTGAATAACTCCTGAACCTGTTTCAGTTCCTTCTCTGGTAAGGAAATAACATACAGATAGTTAGAACTTTAAACTGGGGAGCTTAATTTCTCTAGGTAAAAAACAACATAGGTTAAAATctgctattagtccctgtactttgatttgctattttaaaattttgaagcgGCAAATAGGTTATTGCATGTGTAATACCATGTCAGCTTGCTATTttaacatattattcaaaataaagaaaactaattaatagatttaatgac comes from the Gossypium hirsutum isolate 1008001.06 chromosome A06, Gossypium_hirsutum_v2.1, whole genome shotgun sequence genome and includes:
- the LOC107961987 gene encoding abnormal spindle-like microcephaly-associated protein isoform X3; the encoded protein is MEEEHLTSSSSFIFKDISNFKTPNRPSKLPIFHSPCPQYFTASKQTPRTSSSFRHRSRPSFAPSSSRSRSKAAAAAKLKAFELQQSQSARKEQLKKEQSLKSLSKSLTVWLNFLFQNPKSCGCDLSINGSDDSNVVRVDSTWRSPKRMRELWWRGDESEENIAADISSTKYSILRSSLKEVCSFDDLKLRMRVYLSLGNCKEILNAMTQVVKNIDEGRLKMKAHCPIVTDVRMKENATKLLMSYNPIWLRIGLYIIFGGDSLLSSDGDNSSMQDISFLKMVIEKHFFSHSGLAKAYAYNKKVEGLYRPGYYENLGNVILKRILLLVLILDRAKSQTTLRLKYGIDGVDGGSPLLFTVSSGIKSSRQVLNDFLSSDVMHGEGNLLAHLVIVGYKVSHQQSALVEFNFQVSDLFLDFQDGVRLCRVIQLLRHDPSILMKIVVPSDTQKKNLANCGVALEYLKQAGVMLCDEDGLRITGDDVASGDKELTLSLLWNIFVHLQLPLLIDKTTIADEISKIGGFKMDSLNVINSTLMGILLNWIQAICGKYDLKIDSFSSLDNGKAIWCLLDYYFRRELSCSCSNKDSHEPRGEKSIMSATDYTDAVHNFILSQKLTTLLGNFPEVLQISDLLEHNGAVSDQSVVILLVFLLSQLIVKKNVLNFHKLLGCGCQSLERRHSLTQRQSASSDTVVHNKERDIDTTKDAAKKFKAIQAWWRNMTEQNYRSSVRSATSISNCSTAQKTSFDILRENAATIIQSHYRRLKERRNFLKMMKAICLVQTVVRTWLTIKKNTKINKFCSASGQEFRAEELKRVATLIVERHNFVNLRKSVLLTQQPAKIYIAQRRDASCLDPVKAAIVIQKYVRGWMVRSYHILGHACTENASPKCQVKGLNNREIEAATRIQIAWKNFLHRSLHKRTYAATKIQSNCRGWRLRMRFMKQKQAITKIQSNFRRLKCWRAFQNAWKEFICRTLQNQSLAATRIQSHFRGWQLRRNFMKKKQAIIKIQSHFRGWQLRRNCMKKKQAIIKIQSNFRLQKCLRTYQQYKNPNSSAIIIQSFVRGWMARREARRYRYLVVMIQSHWKGYVARKESRGQLKDLRLRMVESAKNVDDSKRIINRLLSALSVLLSMKSISGILHHCETLDMATAHSQKCCEELVAAGAIGILLKQIRSASRSIPDQQVLKHALSTLRNLARYPHLAEVLIDTPPSVEIILWEMLRNKEEGYFIASEILKKICSNPKGVKAVHKFPALLKRLHTLVEELTRKLNTEKRNPRTVVLKENTDRRLKKAVQLLRLITNGYRIQ
- the LOC107961987 gene encoding abnormal spindle-like microcephaly-associated protein isoform X1; the encoded protein is MEEEHLTSSSSFIFKDISNFKTPNRPSKLPIFHSPCPQYFTASKQTPRTSSSFRHRSRPSFAPSSSRSRSKAAAAAKLKAFELQQSQSARKEQLKKEQSLKSLSKSLTVWLNFLFQNPKSCGCDLSINGSDDSNVVRVDSTWRSPKRMRELWWRGDESEENIAADISSTKYSILRSSLKEVCSFDDLKLRMRVYLSLGNCKEILNAMTQVVKNIDEGRLKMKAHCPIVTDVRMKENATKLLMSYNPIWLRIGLYIIFGGDSLLSSDGDNSSMQDISFLKMVIEKHFFSHSGLAKAYAYNKKVEGLYRPGYYENLGNVILKRILLLVLILDRAKSQTTLRLKYGIDGVDGGSPLLFTVSSGIKSSRQVLNDFLSSDVMHGEGNLLAHLVIVGYKVSHQQSALVEFNFQVSDLFLDFQDGVRLCRVIQLLRHDPSILMKIVVPSDTQKKNLANCGVALEYLKQAGVMLCDEDGLRITGDDVASGDKELTLSLLWNIFVHLQLPLLIDKTTIADEISKIGGFKMDSLNVINSTLMGILLNWIQAICGKYDLKIDSFSSLDNGKAIWCLLDYYFRRELSCSCSNKDSHEPRGEKSIMSATDYTDAVHNFILSQKLTTLLGNFPEVLQISDLLEHNGAVSDQSVVILLVFLLSQLIVKKNVDQLNFHKLLGCGCQSLERRHSLTQRQSASSDTVVHNKERDIDTTKDAAKKFKAIQAWWRNMTEQNYRSSVRSATSISNCSTAQKTSFDILRENAATIIQSHYRRLKERRNFLKMMKAICLVQTVVRTWLTIKKNTKINKFCSASGQEFRAEELKRVATLIVERHNFVNLRKSVLLTQQPAKIYIAQRRDASCLDPVKAAIVIQKYVRGWMVRSYHILGHACTENASPKCQVKGLNNREIEAATRIQIAWKNFLHRSLHKRTYAATKIQSNCRGWRLRMRFMKQKQAITKIQSNFRRLKCWRAFQNAWKEFICRTLQNQSLAATRIQSHFRGWQLRRNFMKKKQAIIKIQSHFRGWQLRRNCMKKKQAIIKIQSNFRLQKCLRTYQQYKNPNSSAIIIQSFVRGWMARREARRYRYLVVMIQSHWKGYVARKESRGQLKDLRLRMVESAKNVDDSKRIINRLLSALSVLLSMKSISGILHHCETLDMATAHSQKCCEELVAAGAIGILLKQIRSASRSIPDQQVLKHALSTLRNLARYPHLAEVLIDTPPSVEIILWEMLRNKEEGYFIASEILKKICSNPKGVKAVHKFPALLKRLHTLVEELTRKLNTEKRNPRTVVLKENTDRRLKKAVQLLRLITNGYRIQ
- the LOC107961987 gene encoding abnormal spindle-like microcephaly-associated protein isoform X2, which translates into the protein MEEEHLTSSSSFIFKDISNFKTPNRPSKLPIFHSPCPQYFTASKQTPRTSSSFRHRSRPSFAPSSSRSRSKAAAAAKLKAFELQQSQSARKEQLKKEQSLKSLSKSLTVWLNFLFQNPKSCGCDLSINGSDDSNVVRVDSTWRSPKRMRELWWRGDESEENIAADISSTKYSILRSSLKEVCSFDDLKLRMRVYLSLGNCKEILNAMTQVVKNIDEGRLKMKAHCPIVTDVRMKENATKLLMSYNPIWLRIGLYIIFGGDSLLSSDGDNSSMQDISFLKMVIEKHFFSHSGLAKAYAYNKKVEGLYRPGYYENLGNVILKRILLLVLILDRAKSQTTLRLKYGIDGVDGGSPLLFTVSSGIKSSRQVLNDFLSSDVMHGEGNLLAHLVIVGYKVSHQQSALVEFNFQVSDLFLDFQDGVRLCRVIQLLRHDPSILMKIVVPSDTQKKNLANCGVALEYLKQAGVMLCDEDGLRITGDDVASGDKELTLSLLWNIFVHLQLPLLIDKTTIADEISKIGGFKMDSLNVINSTLMGILLNWIQAICGKYDLKIDSFSSLDNGKAIWCLLDYYFRRELSCSCSNKDSHEPRGEKSIMSATDYTDAVHNFILSQKLTTLLGNFPEVLQISDLLEHNGAVSDQSVVILLVFLLSQLIVKKNVDQLNFHKLLGCGCQSLERRHSLTQRQSASSDTVVHNKERDIDTTKDAAKKFKAIQAWWRNMTEQNYRSSVRSATSISNCSTAQKTSFDILRENAATIIQSHYRRLKERRNFLKMMKAICLVQTVVRTWLTIKKNTKINKFCSASGQEFRAELKRVATLIVERHNFVNLRKSVLLTQQPAKIYIAQRRDASCLDPVKAAIVIQKYVRGWMVRSYHILGHACTENASPKCQVKGLNNREIEAATRIQIAWKNFLHRSLHKRTYAATKIQSNCRGWRLRMRFMKQKQAITKIQSNFRRLKCWRAFQNAWKEFICRTLQNQSLAATRIQSHFRGWQLRRNFMKKKQAIIKIQSHFRGWQLRRNCMKKKQAIIKIQSNFRLQKCLRTYQQYKNPNSSAIIIQSFVRGWMARREARRYRYLVVMIQSHWKGYVARKESRGQLKDLRLRMVESAKNVDDSKRIINRLLSALSVLLSMKSISGILHHCETLDMATAHSQKCCEELVAAGAIGILLKQIRSASRSIPDQQVLKHALSTLRNLARYPHLAEVLIDTPPSVEIILWEMLRNKEEGYFIASEILKKICSNPKGVKAVHKFPALLKRLHTLVEELTRKLNTEKRNPRTVVLKENTDRRLKKAVQLLRLITNGYRIQ